Proteins encoded by one window of Salirhabdus salicampi:
- the hslV gene encoding ATP-dependent protease subunit HslV — MSNGFHATTIFAVRHEGECAMSGDGQVTLGNAVVMKHKAKKVRKLFNGKVLAGFAGSVADAFTLFEKFESYLEKYNGNLPRSSVELAKEWRSDKVLRKLEAMLIVMNKEHMFLVSGTGEVIEPDDDILAIGSGGHYALSAGRALKRYAPDKSAKEIAQAALEVAGEICVYTNDQIVLEVL, encoded by the coding sequence ATGTCAAACGGTTTTCACGCCACTACTATTTTTGCCGTCCGACATGAAGGTGAATGTGCAATGAGTGGGGACGGGCAAGTTACATTAGGCAATGCAGTTGTTATGAAACATAAAGCGAAGAAGGTACGTAAGTTGTTTAACGGAAAAGTACTAGCTGGTTTTGCAGGTTCCGTTGCAGATGCCTTCACATTGTTTGAAAAGTTTGAAAGTTATTTAGAAAAATATAATGGCAACTTACCGAGGTCATCTGTTGAACTAGCGAAAGAATGGCGCAGTGATAAAGTGTTACGTAAGCTAGAGGCGATGTTAATTGTTATGAATAAGGAGCATATGTTTCTAGTATCTGGAACAGGTGAGGTAATTGAACCGGACGATGATATTTTAGCAATCGGTTCCGGTGGTCACTATGCCTTAAGTGCTGGTAGAGCATTAAAACGGTATGCTCCCGATAAATCTGCAAAAGAAATCGCACAGGCAGCATTGGAAGTGGCCGGTGAAATTTGTGTCTACACGAATGATCAAATTGTGTTAGAAGTGCTTTAA
- the xerC gene encoding tyrosine recombinase XerC, which translates to MFGYSNHCEAFVEYLQFEKNASPYTIQYYQQDIDTFFLFCEKEGLQGIQDISYPVIRVYLTDLYEQRYSRRSVSRKISSLRTFFRFLEREHIVEANPFLSVSLPKADHPLPDFLYEKEMEKLFTVSDLTTPLGQRNQAILELLYGTGIRVSECTALELHSFDFTIETVLVMGKGKKERYVPFGKYAHEALERYMTDGRPKLLAKGNQSSTKMFLNARGRPITPRGIRTVLNDMVKKASLTVHVHPHKIRHTFATHMLNEGADLRSVQELLGHEHLSSTQIYTHVTKDHLRKIYKRSHPRA; encoded by the coding sequence ATGTTCGGTTATAGCAATCACTGTGAGGCATTTGTTGAATATTTACAATTTGAGAAAAACGCCTCACCATATACGATTCAATATTACCAACAAGATATTGATACCTTTTTTTTGTTTTGTGAAAAAGAAGGATTACAAGGCATACAGGATATATCTTATCCAGTTATCCGTGTTTATTTAACGGACCTATATGAACAACGATATTCTAGACGAAGTGTGTCTCGAAAAATTTCCAGTTTGCGAACATTCTTTCGTTTTTTAGAAAGAGAACATATTGTTGAGGCTAATCCGTTTTTAAGTGTATCCCTACCAAAAGCGGATCATCCTCTTCCAGATTTCCTTTACGAAAAGGAAATGGAAAAGTTATTTACGGTGAGTGATCTTACCACACCGTTAGGTCAACGCAATCAGGCAATACTAGAACTATTATATGGAACAGGCATTCGTGTGAGTGAATGCACAGCACTGGAACTACATAGCTTTGACTTTACGATTGAAACCGTCCTTGTAATGGGTAAAGGAAAAAAGGAAAGATATGTTCCGTTTGGGAAGTATGCACATGAAGCTTTAGAACGTTACATGACAGATGGACGCCCTAAATTATTGGCCAAAGGTAACCAAAGCTCAACGAAAATGTTTCTCAATGCACGAGGGCGACCAATTACACCGAGAGGAATCCGTACGGTTTTAAATGACATGGTAAAAAAGGCATCCTTAACAGTTCATGTTCATCCGCATAAAATTCGACATACTTTTGCAACACATATGTTGAATGAAGGAGCAGATTTACGATCTGTGCAGGAATTATTAGGCCATGAACATTTATCCTCGACGCAAATTTATACACATGTGACAAAAGATCATTTGCGTAAGATATATAAACGGTCACATCCCCGTGCATAA
- the topA gene encoding type I DNA topoisomerase has product MADYLVIVESPAKAKTIERYLGKKYKVKASMGHVRDLPRSQTGVDVDNNFQPKYITIRGKGPVLKELKKEAKKAKKVYLAADPDREGEAIAWHLAHSLDIDEKSKCRVVFNEITKDAVKESFKHPRNINMNLVDAQQARRILDRLVGYNISPILWKKVKKGLSAGRVQSVALRLVLDREKEIQNFKPEEYWTIEADFLKGKDTFQGAFYGLKGKKEKLQSKKDVDNVLNQLKGDEFNVAKVNKRERRRNPSAPFTTSSLQQEAARKLNFRAKKTMMVAQQLYEGIDLGKKEGTVGLITYMRTDSTRVSDTAKTEATNYIEQSYGKEFLSAGKGKKKQTEGAQDAHEAIRPTSVFRDPKSLKGVLSRDQLRLYKLIWERFVASQMAPAILDTVTAHLVNNEVEFRATGSQVKFKGFMKVYIEGNDDNKKEEDKLLPPLEEGTKVKAKKINPNQHFTQPPPRYTEARLVKTLEELGIGRPSTFAPTLDTIQRRGYVALDNRRFVPTELGEIVTDIMSEYFPEIIDVNFTAKMETDLDSIEEGKNKWVKIIDSFYQGFEPRLEKAEKEMEKIEIKDEPAGEDCEKCGHEMVYKMGRYGKFLACSNFPECRNTKPILKEIGVKCPNCKEGNIVERKSKKRRTFYGCDRFPECEFVSWDKPIERPCPKCKGLLVEKKRKKGTQVQCVNCDYKEDAQQ; this is encoded by the coding sequence ATGGCAGATTATTTAGTAATTGTAGAATCACCTGCAAAAGCAAAAACAATTGAACGATATTTAGGAAAAAAGTATAAAGTGAAAGCATCAATGGGTCACGTTCGTGACTTACCTAGAAGTCAAACTGGGGTTGATGTTGATAACAATTTTCAGCCGAAGTATATTACGATACGCGGTAAAGGCCCTGTGCTTAAGGAATTAAAAAAGGAAGCAAAAAAAGCAAAGAAAGTATACTTAGCGGCCGACCCTGATAGAGAGGGAGAAGCCATTGCTTGGCACTTAGCCCACAGTCTTGATATTGATGAAAAATCAAAATGTCGAGTTGTATTTAATGAAATTACAAAAGATGCTGTGAAGGAGTCCTTTAAGCATCCGCGTAACATCAATATGAATTTAGTTGATGCACAGCAAGCTCGACGAATTCTGGATCGCCTTGTCGGTTATAACATTAGTCCGATTTTATGGAAAAAAGTAAAAAAAGGACTTAGTGCTGGTCGTGTACAATCAGTAGCTCTTCGATTGGTTTTAGACCGTGAAAAAGAAATCCAAAACTTTAAACCAGAGGAATATTGGACAATTGAAGCAGACTTTCTGAAGGGTAAGGACACTTTTCAAGGTGCTTTTTACGGGTTAAAAGGTAAAAAGGAAAAGCTTCAATCGAAAAAAGATGTCGACAACGTTTTAAATCAATTAAAAGGTGATGAGTTTAACGTAGCAAAGGTGAATAAGCGGGAGCGCAGGCGAAACCCATCAGCTCCATTTACGACGTCATCCTTACAACAGGAAGCAGCTCGAAAGTTGAATTTCCGGGCTAAGAAAACGATGATGGTTGCACAGCAGTTATATGAAGGAATCGACCTGGGGAAAAAGGAAGGTACAGTTGGTCTAATCACGTATATGCGTACCGATTCTACGAGAGTTTCTGATACTGCGAAAACGGAAGCAACAAATTATATTGAGCAGTCCTATGGCAAAGAGTTTCTTAGTGCTGGAAAAGGCAAAAAGAAGCAAACAGAAGGGGCGCAAGATGCTCACGAAGCTATTCGCCCAACTTCCGTCTTCCGTGACCCAAAGTCATTAAAGGGAGTACTATCAAGAGATCAATTGAGACTTTACAAACTCATTTGGGAGCGCTTCGTTGCGAGTCAAATGGCTCCAGCGATTTTAGATACTGTTACAGCACACCTCGTGAACAATGAGGTTGAGTTTCGGGCAACAGGTTCTCAAGTAAAGTTTAAAGGTTTTATGAAAGTGTATATCGAAGGAAACGATGATAATAAGAAGGAAGAAGATAAACTGCTCCCACCTTTAGAGGAAGGCACAAAGGTAAAAGCGAAAAAAATAAACCCTAATCAACACTTTACTCAACCGCCTCCTCGCTATACGGAAGCAAGGTTAGTCAAGACGTTGGAAGAATTAGGGATTGGGCGCCCGTCAACATTCGCCCCTACCTTGGATACCATTCAACGGAGAGGATACGTAGCGTTAGACAATCGGCGCTTCGTACCTACAGAACTTGGGGAAATTGTGACCGATATCATGTCTGAATATTTTCCGGAAATTATCGATGTTAACTTTACAGCTAAAATGGAAACAGATTTAGATAGTATAGAAGAAGGAAAGAACAAATGGGTTAAAATTATTGATAGCTTTTATCAAGGTTTTGAACCACGACTTGAAAAAGCAGAAAAAGAAATGGAAAAAATAGAAATTAAAGATGAACCAGCTGGTGAAGATTGTGAGAAATGCGGCCATGAAATGGTATATAAAATGGGCCGATACGGAAAGTTCCTTGCTTGCTCGAACTTTCCCGAGTGTCGCAATACAAAACCAATATTAAAAGAAATCGGAGTGAAATGCCCGAATTGCAAGGAAGGAAATATTGTAGAACGGAAATCGAAAAAACGAAGAACGTTTTACGGTTGTGACCGCTTCCCGGAATGTGAGTTTGTTTCATGGGATAAACCTATTGAACGCCCATGTCCAAAGTGTAAAGGGTTATTAGTTGAAAAGAAACGAAAAAAAGGTACTCAAGTGCAATGTGTGAATTGTGATTATAAAGAAGATGCACAGCAATAG
- the dprA gene encoding DNA-processing protein DprA yields the protein MVLETDIRICHLHRIQGVGRKMIRTWLKLDPNLSNIYQFSVEDLQQLFHLPKVNASVIHNGIHNHHIRKQVEKDINNYGVITFRNPIYPTLLKEIPDPPVLLYLKGDAQLLKRTPHFSIVGTRHPSKQGLKKVEHFVRPLAQHGWTIVSGLAQGMDSYAHQVTMKYNGKTIAVLGHGFHYIYPRQHEGLFREIGKNHLLLSEYPPDTPPKRWQFPERNRIVSGLSFGTLIVEAKEKSGTFITAECALEQGRDLFAVPDSIFSEYSRGCHQLIQEGANLVDDPRQLLEYWENEKYRWDIGENGCQFVKDYDSF from the coding sequence ATGGTGTTGGAAACAGACATTCGGATCTGTCATCTGCACCGCATTCAAGGAGTAGGTCGTAAGATGATAAGAACATGGCTAAAACTTGATCCTAATTTATCAAATATCTATCAATTCTCCGTTGAGGATTTACAACAACTATTTCATTTACCAAAGGTAAACGCGTCGGTAATTCATAACGGAATTCATAACCATCACATCCGAAAACAGGTGGAAAAAGATATAAATAATTATGGTGTTATTACGTTTAGAAATCCGATATATCCTACCTTATTAAAAGAAATTCCCGATCCACCAGTTCTCCTTTATCTAAAAGGGGATGCTCAACTTTTAAAGAGAACCCCTCATTTTTCTATCGTAGGTACTCGACACCCTTCTAAACAAGGGTTGAAAAAGGTCGAACATTTTGTAAGACCCCTAGCCCAACACGGTTGGACGATTGTGAGTGGATTGGCTCAAGGTATGGATTCGTATGCACACCAAGTTACAATGAAATATAATGGAAAGACAATTGCCGTGTTAGGTCACGGTTTTCACTACATATACCCAAGACAACATGAGGGTTTATTTCGAGAGATTGGGAAAAACCACTTATTGCTTTCTGAATACCCTCCTGATACACCCCCAAAACGATGGCAATTTCCAGAGCGCAATCGAATTGTGAGTGGACTTTCGTTTGGAACGTTAATTGTTGAAGCAAAAGAAAAAAGTGGAACGTTTATAACGGCTGAATGTGCATTAGAACAGGGCCGGGACCTTTTTGCTGTCCCCGATTCTATTTTCTCTGAATACTCCCGCGGCTGTCATCAATTAATTCAAGAAGGAGCCAATTTAGTTGATGATCCTAGACAATTGTTGGAATATTGGGAGAATGAAAAATATCGTTGGGATATAGGTGAAAATGGCTGTCAATTTGTTAAGGATTACGATTCTTTTTAA
- the sucD gene encoding succinate--CoA ligase subunit alpha — protein sequence MSVYINQDTKVIVQGITGSTALFHTKQMLEYGTKIVGGVTPGKGGTEVEGVPVFNTVEEAVNATGANVSVVYVPAPFAADAILEGVDAELDLVICITEHIPVMDMVKVKRYMEGKKTRLVGPNCPGVITPEECKIGIMPGYIHKKGHVGVVSRSGTLTYEAVHQLSEAGIGQSTAVGIGGDPVNGTDFIDVLKAFNEDADTEAVIMIGEIGGTAEEEAAEWVKANMTKPVVGFIGGRTAPPGKRMGHAGAIISGGKGTADEKIRVMNECGIQVAETPSVMGETLIEVLKENGLYDKCKTH from the coding sequence ATGAGCGTATATATTAACCAAGATACAAAAGTAATTGTGCAAGGAATTACTGGTTCTACAGCACTTTTTCATACAAAACAAATGTTAGAGTACGGAACAAAAATTGTAGGCGGTGTAACACCTGGTAAGGGTGGTACAGAAGTTGAAGGGGTTCCCGTATTTAATACGGTTGAAGAAGCGGTAAATGCGACAGGAGCAAACGTTTCTGTTGTATACGTACCAGCACCATTTGCCGCTGATGCTATCTTAGAAGGCGTTGACGCAGAATTAGATTTAGTAATTTGTATTACTGAACATATTCCGGTTATGGATATGGTCAAAGTGAAACGTTATATGGAAGGAAAGAAAACACGTCTAGTAGGACCAAACTGTCCAGGTGTGATTACACCGGAAGAATGTAAAATTGGTATTATGCCAGGATACATTCATAAAAAGGGCCACGTAGGTGTCGTTTCCCGTTCTGGAACTTTGACATATGAAGCGGTTCACCAATTATCTGAAGCAGGAATTGGTCAATCTACGGCAGTGGGCATTGGTGGAGACCCAGTAAACGGAACCGACTTTATTGATGTGTTAAAAGCATTTAATGAAGATGCAGATACGGAAGCTGTTATTATGATTGGAGAAATTGGTGGTACTGCTGAGGAAGAAGCTGCGGAATGGGTGAAAGCGAATATGACGAAACCTGTTGTCGGCTTTATCGGAGGTCGTACAGCCCCTCCTGGAAAACGCATGGGACACGCTGGAGCCATTATTTCAGGTGGAAAAGGTACAGCTGATGAAAAAATTCGTGTCATGAACGAATGTGGTATTCAAGTTGCTGAAACACCATCAGTAATGGGAGAAACATTGATTGAAGTTTTAAAAGAAAATGGTTTATACGATAAATGTAAAACCCACTAA
- the sucC gene encoding ADP-forming succinate--CoA ligase subunit beta, translated as MNIHEYQGKEILRSYGVAVPNGRVAFTVDEAVEAAKALGSKVSVVKAQIHAGGRGKAGGVKVAKSVDEVRTYADEILGKTLVTHQTGPEGKEVKRLLIEEGCDIQKEYYIGLVLDRATSRVVMMASEEGGTEIEEVAAETPEKIFKEVIDPVTGLMPYQARRLAFNINIPKELVSKAVKFMMGLYKVFVEKDCSIAEINPLVTTGDGNVMALDAKLNFDDNALFRQKDILEFRDLDEEDPKEIEASKYDLSYIALDGNIGCMVNGAGLAMATMDTIKHYGGEPANFLDVGGGATTEKVTEAFKIILSDDNVKGIFVNIFGGIMKCDVIAEGVVEATKQVGLELPLVVRLEGTNVDAGKKILEESGLNITSADSMADGAQKIVELVK; from the coding sequence ATGAACATTCACGAGTATCAAGGGAAAGAAATATTACGAAGCTACGGAGTAGCCGTTCCCAATGGCCGTGTTGCTTTTACTGTTGATGAAGCTGTTGAGGCTGCAAAGGCTTTAGGATCTAAAGTATCCGTTGTAAAAGCACAAATCCATGCTGGTGGTAGAGGTAAAGCAGGCGGTGTAAAAGTTGCGAAAAGTGTAGACGAAGTTCGTACATATGCCGACGAAATATTAGGTAAGACGTTAGTCACACACCAAACAGGACCTGAAGGTAAGGAAGTGAAACGCTTACTAATTGAAGAAGGTTGTGACATACAAAAGGAGTATTATATTGGTCTAGTATTAGATCGTGCTACTTCCCGGGTTGTTATGATGGCCTCCGAAGAAGGTGGGACAGAGATTGAAGAAGTAGCAGCAGAGACACCGGAAAAAATATTCAAAGAAGTCATTGACCCTGTTACAGGCCTAATGCCATATCAAGCAAGAAGACTAGCATTTAATATTAATATACCGAAGGAACTAGTTTCAAAAGCCGTGAAATTTATGATGGGCTTATATAAAGTGTTCGTGGAAAAAGATTGTTCAATCGCGGAAATTAACCCATTAGTTACAACAGGTGACGGGAATGTCATGGCTCTTGATGCGAAGTTAAACTTTGATGATAACGCTTTATTCCGTCAAAAAGACATTTTAGAGTTCCGTGACCTTGATGAAGAGGATCCAAAAGAAATTGAAGCATCTAAATATGATTTAAGTTATATTGCCTTAGATGGAAACATTGGTTGTATGGTTAACGGTGCAGGCCTTGCTATGGCAACAATGGACACGATTAAACATTACGGTGGAGAACCCGCCAACTTCCTTGATGTGGGCGGTGGAGCAACTACCGAAAAAGTAACGGAAGCCTTTAAAATCATTTTATCAGATGATAACGTTAAAGGTATTTTTGTTAACATTTTCGGTGGCATTATGAAATGTGATGTAATTGCGGAAGGTGTCGTAGAAGCTACGAAGCAAGTTGGACTAGAGCTACCGTTAGTTGTACGTCTAGAAGGTACGAATGTGGACGCGGGTAAGAAAATCCTTGAGGAATCTGGATTAAATATAACGTCTGCTGATTCTATGGCTGACGGTGCACAAAAAATTGTTGAACTTGTGAAGTAA
- a CDS encoding EscU/YscU/HrcU family type III secretion system export apparatus switch protein, whose translation MKDQKREQKSAFALRYEEKKDDSPRVIAKGEGYVAENMIEKANDHNIPVYEDETLTELLGELSINEKIPEELYEVVAEVFAFIYKVDKKQKA comes from the coding sequence ATGAAGGATCAAAAAAGGGAACAAAAGTCAGCATTTGCATTACGCTACGAAGAAAAGAAAGATGATTCACCCCGAGTTATAGCAAAGGGAGAAGGATATGTAGCTGAAAATATGATAGAGAAAGCGAATGATCATAATATCCCTGTATATGAAGATGAAACACTTACCGAATTATTAGGGGAATTGTCGATTAACGAAAAAATTCCAGAAGAATTATATGAGGTGGTTGCAGAAGTGTTTGCCTTTATTTACAAGGTAGATAAGAAGCAGAAAGCGTGA
- a CDS encoding ribonuclease HII: MKETKTITQIKQQLEQGYFTEEEWQQFKHDERKGVQALIHKFEKKLAEKKALQEKFERMLAYEKQEWANGMQYTAGIDEVGRGPLAGPVVAAAVVLPQNFYLEGLDDSKKLSKEKRETYYTYIKENAVTYGIGIANNQQIDDINIYQATIFAMKEAIGQLSPKPDSLLIDAVPLRDVAIPQQSLTKGDQKSVSIAAASILAKVTRDRFMEEIHKEFPSYHFNSNVGYGTKDHITALQQYGPSPYHRFSFAPVQQALMKK; this comes from the coding sequence ATGAAAGAGACAAAAACCATTACACAAATAAAACAACAATTAGAACAAGGATATTTTACAGAAGAAGAATGGCAGCAATTTAAGCATGATGAGCGAAAAGGGGTACAAGCCCTTATTCATAAATTTGAAAAAAAACTAGCTGAAAAAAAGGCTTTGCAAGAGAAGTTTGAAAGAATGTTAGCCTATGAAAAACAAGAGTGGGCAAATGGTATGCAATATACTGCGGGTATAGATGAAGTAGGACGTGGGCCATTGGCCGGACCTGTAGTAGCGGCAGCAGTAGTGCTACCACAAAATTTTTATTTAGAAGGACTCGATGATTCAAAAAAGTTATCAAAAGAGAAACGAGAAACCTATTATACGTATATTAAAGAAAACGCTGTTACATATGGAATCGGTATTGCAAACAATCAACAAATTGATGATATCAACATTTATCAAGCTACAATATTTGCAATGAAAGAGGCAATAGGACAGTTATCGCCAAAACCTGATTCTTTATTAATTGATGCAGTTCCGTTACGGGATGTCGCAATTCCGCAACAATCATTAACAAAAGGAGACCAAAAAAGTGTTTCCATTGCTGCAGCAAGTATATTAGCCAAAGTTACGAGGGATCGGTTTATGGAGGAGATACATAAGGAATTCCCAAGCTATCACTTTAACTCGAACGTTGGATACGGAACAAAAGATCATATAACAGCATTACAACAATATGGACCATCACCTTACCACCGTTTCTCCTTTGCACCAGTACAACAAGCATTAATGAAAAAATAG
- the ylqF gene encoding ribosome biogenesis GTPase YlqF, which translates to MTIQWFPGHMAKAKREVEEKLKLVDFVIELVDARVPVSSQNPMLHDVLGQKEKMIVLMKKDLADPSLTNDWLTYFQERDVPALALNAHEANDIQKLVKEAKALGQHKLERLIKKGIKPRPIRAMILGIPNVGKSTVINRLAKKRIAKTGDKPGVTKQQQWIKVKKDFELLDTPGILWPKFEDQEIGKKLAAIGTIKDQILPMDDIAVYVLQYFRKHYSYRLEERYGNQFESEDIASWFDYIGKKRGCIGPGGVVDYEKTADVIIRDLRAGHLGKVTFDRPYES; encoded by the coding sequence GTGACGATTCAATGGTTTCCGGGCCATATGGCTAAAGCGAAGCGAGAAGTTGAAGAAAAATTAAAATTAGTTGACTTTGTAATAGAATTAGTGGACGCACGTGTCCCTGTATCCTCGCAAAACCCAATGTTACATGATGTATTAGGGCAGAAGGAAAAGATGATTGTGCTAATGAAAAAGGATTTAGCAGACCCATCCTTAACGAATGACTGGTTAACTTACTTTCAGGAGCGTGATGTTCCTGCATTAGCTTTAAATGCACATGAAGCAAATGATATCCAAAAGTTAGTTAAAGAAGCAAAAGCCCTTGGGCAACATAAGTTAGAACGGCTAATCAAAAAAGGGATTAAACCTAGGCCGATTCGAGCAATGATTTTAGGTATTCCGAATGTAGGGAAATCGACCGTTATCAATCGCCTAGCTAAAAAGAGAATAGCAAAAACAGGAGATAAGCCAGGAGTAACAAAACAGCAACAGTGGATCAAAGTGAAAAAGGACTTTGAATTATTAGATACACCAGGAATTCTTTGGCCTAAATTCGAAGATCAAGAAATAGGTAAAAAGTTAGCGGCAATTGGAACGATAAAAGATCAAATCCTTCCTATGGATGATATCGCTGTATACGTATTACAGTATTTTAGAAAGCATTATTCATACCGTCTTGAAGAACGATATGGTAATCAATTTGAATCAGAGGATATAGCGTCTTGGTTTGACTACATCGGTAAAAAACGCGGTTGTATTGGTCCTGGTGGTGTCGTTGATTATGAAAAAACTGCAGATGTTATTATTCGTGACTTACGTGCGGGACATTTAGGAAAAGTAACCTTTGATCGACCATATGAATCATAA
- the lepB gene encoding signal peptidase I codes for MSQKASSLRKWIKTILFAAVLAFIIRFFLLAPIVVDGPSMLPTLKNGDYLIVNRLSYIVGEPERFDIVVFRATKETDYIKRIIGLPGEHIEYKDGNLYVNGNIVKEPYVEQSRISEQQYFYFTRDFSLPDLPGNYREIPEDYVLVLGDNRPNSTDSRILGLIPLDQLVGEAHFIYWPFKRIGTVN; via the coding sequence ATGTCCCAAAAAGCATCTAGTTTAAGAAAATGGATAAAAACGATTTTGTTCGCTGCCGTGCTCGCGTTCATCATTCGTTTCTTTTTATTGGCACCCATCGTCGTTGATGGTCCATCCATGCTTCCTACATTAAAAAACGGTGACTACCTAATTGTGAATCGGTTAAGTTACATAGTTGGTGAACCAGAACGCTTTGATATCGTTGTATTCCGTGCAACGAAGGAAACGGATTATATTAAGCGTATTATTGGATTACCTGGTGAACATATTGAATATAAAGACGGTAATTTATATGTGAATGGAAATATTGTAAAGGAACCATATGTGGAACAATCACGAATAAGTGAACAACAATACTTTTACTTTACACGTGACTTTTCTCTACCAGACCTCCCAGGTAACTATCGAGAAATTCCTGAAGACTATGTACTAGTATTAGGGGATAATCGTCCAAATTCAACCGATAGCCGTATTTTAGGATTAATCCCGTTAGATCAACTAGTTGGGGAAGCACATTTTATTTATTGGCCTTTTAAACGTATCGGTACTGTAAATTAA
- the rplS gene encoding 50S ribosomal protein L19, which produces MQKLIENLTKDQLRTDHPDFRPGDTVKVHVKVVEGNRERIQVFEGVVIKRRGGGISETFTVRKISYGVGVERTFPVHSPRIEKIERTRRGKVRRAKLYYLRNLRGKAARIKEIR; this is translated from the coding sequence ATGCAAAAACTTATCGAGAATCTTACAAAAGACCAACTTCGTACTGATCATCCAGACTTTCGTCCTGGTGATACTGTAAAAGTTCACGTAAAAGTTGTTGAGGGTAACCGTGAGCGTATTCAGGTGTTCGAAGGTGTTGTCATTAAACGCCGTGGTGGCGGAATTAGCGAAACGTTTACAGTGCGTAAAATTTCTTACGGTGTAGGTGTTGAACGTACATTCCCTGTACATTCACCAAGAATCGAGAAAATCGAACGTACTCGTCGTGGTAAAGTACGTCGTGCTAAACTTTACTACCTACGTAATCTACGTGGTAAAGCAGCTCGTATTAAAGAAATTCGTTAA
- the trmD gene encoding tRNA (guanosine(37)-N1)-methyltransferase TrmD — MHIDILTLFPEMFTGVFQSSILKKAQETNAFRYETMNFREFTNNKHNKVDDYPYGGGAGMVLAPQPLFDAVDHLKQKRESKPRIILMCPQGERYTQQKAEELAQEEHLIFLCGHYEGYDERIRTHLVTDEISIGDFVLTGGELGAMVVVDSVVRLLPGVLGNDESAQQDSFSTGLLEHPHYTRPREYRGLQVPDVLMSGNHQKIEEWRRYQSLKRTFERRPDLLQEVQLTDKEKEWLESWKK, encoded by the coding sequence ATGCACATCGATATTTTAACCCTCTTTCCGGAGATGTTTACGGGTGTTTTTCAATCTTCAATATTGAAAAAGGCACAAGAGACGAATGCCTTTCGATACGAAACAATGAATTTCCGGGAATTTACGAACAACAAGCATAATAAAGTAGATGACTATCCATACGGTGGTGGTGCCGGTATGGTATTAGCTCCGCAGCCTTTATTTGATGCAGTTGATCATTTAAAGCAAAAGCGGGAATCAAAGCCGCGCATTATTTTGATGTGTCCCCAAGGTGAGCGTTATACACAACAAAAGGCAGAAGAGCTTGCCCAGGAAGAACACTTAATCTTTTTGTGTGGACACTATGAAGGGTATGACGAGCGAATTCGAACTCATTTAGTGACAGATGAAATTTCAATCGGGGACTTTGTATTAACAGGTGGAGAACTTGGAGCAATGGTAGTAGTAGATAGTGTTGTCCGTCTATTACCTGGTGTTCTTGGTAATGATGAATCAGCACAACAAGATTCTTTCTCAACGGGCCTGTTAGAACATCCACACTATACAAGACCGAGAGAATATAGAGGCTTACAAGTACCAGATGTTTTAATGTCAGGCAATCATCAAAAAATTGAAGAGTGGCGCAGATATCAATCGTTAAAAAGAACATTTGAACGTAGACCGGACTTGTTACAAGAGGTACAATTGACAGATAAAGAGAAAGAATGGTTGGAAAGTTGGAAGAAATAA